In one Anticarsia gemmatalis isolate Benzon Research Colony breed Stoneville strain chromosome 9, ilAntGemm2 primary, whole genome shotgun sequence genomic region, the following are encoded:
- the LOC142975433 gene encoding trypsin, alkaline C-like isoform X1, producing MLVLYALLVAVAAITAADAGSLRIAGGEETNVETYPYMAVLLSAEDFVTFKQQCGGSILNNRAILTAAHCFFFYSYVTIDQDGLPNWSRSVRNSDMVQRNRVRLGSSYANSGGTVFNLANVIIHPDYTPLIQHDLAIVHTSTFFSFSNVIQPGFFAGSNYILPDDTPVTAIGFGMIGPDEPRSEVLRRVQMWTYNRELCGIRYPNTITEHMICISGRVNGTGQCRGDSGSPILHENVIIGVHSSSGVVCGNVADPKVSQSVGSYIDWIAANA from the exons ATGCTCGTACTCTACGCGTTATTGGTGGCAGTTGCAGCTATCACAg CTGCAGATGCTGGTAGCCTCAGGATTGCAGGTGGCGAAGAAACTAATGTAGAAACGTACCCTTATATGGCGGTCCTTCTCTCGGCTGAAGACTTTGTGACCTTCAAACAGCAGTGTGGTGGCTCAATATTGAACAACAGAGCTATTCTGACTGCTGCACATTGTTTCTT tttctaCAGCTACGTGACAATTGACCAAGATGGACTTCCGAATTGGAGCCGAAGTGTCAG AAACAGTGACATGGTGCAAAGGAACCGAGTCCGTCTAGGTTCTTCTTACGCCAACAGTGGTGGTACAGTCTTCAACCTAGCGAACGTCATTATTCACCCAGATTACACCCCTCTGATTCAGCACGACCTCGCTATCGTACATACTAGCACGTTCTTTAGCTTCTCCAATGTAATCCAGCCAGGATTCTTCGCTGGTAGCAATTATATCCTGCCTGATGATACTCCCGTTACTGCTATTGGATTTGGTATGATTGGC CCCGATGAACCCAGATCAGAAGTCCTAAGACGGGTGCAAATGTGGACTTACAACCGCGAATTGTGTGGTATTCGCTACCCCAACACAATAACTGAGCACATGATCTGCATCAGCGGTAGAGTAAATGGCACTGGACAGTGTCGAGGAGACTCCGGCAGTCCTATACTACATGAGAATGTGATTATAGGAGTACATTCATCCAGTGGGGTTGTGTGCGGAAATGTTGCTGATCCGAAGGTCAGTCAAAGCGTTGGTAGCTACATTGATTGGATTGCAGCCAATGCGTAG
- the LOC142975433 gene encoding trypsin, alkaline C-like isoform X2: protein MLVLYALLVAVAATAADAGSLRIAGGEETNVETYPYMAVLLSAEDFVTFKQQCGGSILNNRAILTAAHCFFFYSYVTIDQDGLPNWSRSVRNSDMVQRNRVRLGSSYANSGGTVFNLANVIIHPDYTPLIQHDLAIVHTSTFFSFSNVIQPGFFAGSNYILPDDTPVTAIGFGMIGPDEPRSEVLRRVQMWTYNRELCGIRYPNTITEHMICISGRVNGTGQCRGDSGSPILHENVIIGVHSSSGVVCGNVADPKVSQSVGSYIDWIAANA, encoded by the exons ATGCTCGTACTCTACGCGTTATTGGTGGCAGTTGCAGCTA CAGCTGCAGATGCTGGTAGCCTCAGGATTGCAGGTGGCGAAGAAACTAATGTAGAAACGTACCCTTATATGGCGGTCCTTCTCTCGGCTGAAGACTTTGTGACCTTCAAACAGCAGTGTGGTGGCTCAATATTGAACAACAGAGCTATTCTGACTGCTGCACATTGTTTCTT tttctaCAGCTACGTGACAATTGACCAAGATGGACTTCCGAATTGGAGCCGAAGTGTCAG AAACAGTGACATGGTGCAAAGGAACCGAGTCCGTCTAGGTTCTTCTTACGCCAACAGTGGTGGTACAGTCTTCAACCTAGCGAACGTCATTATTCACCCAGATTACACCCCTCTGATTCAGCACGACCTCGCTATCGTACATACTAGCACGTTCTTTAGCTTCTCCAATGTAATCCAGCCAGGATTCTTCGCTGGTAGCAATTATATCCTGCCTGATGATACTCCCGTTACTGCTATTGGATTTGGTATGATTGGC CCCGATGAACCCAGATCAGAAGTCCTAAGACGGGTGCAAATGTGGACTTACAACCGCGAATTGTGTGGTATTCGCTACCCCAACACAATAACTGAGCACATGATCTGCATCAGCGGTAGAGTAAATGGCACTGGACAGTGTCGAGGAGACTCCGGCAGTCCTATACTACATGAGAATGTGATTATAGGAGTACATTCATCCAGTGGGGTTGTGTGCGGAAATGTTGCTGATCCGAAGGTCAGTCAAAGCGTTGGTAGCTACATTGATTGGATTGCAGCCAATGCGTAG